The nucleotide sequence TAGTGTGGTGCCTAAATACGCTGTAGTGTCACGCGGCCGCTTTTTAGTGGAATTAGGCGTTGCATTATTGCTGGCCAGATTACCTATTATCGGCGTGCCATTTAACTGGTTAGAAAGTTATTTTCATGAATTGTCACACGCCTTAATGACAGTGCTAACCGGCGGGCAGGTGAGTCATATTCAATTATTTGTTAATGGCGCGGGCTTTTGTTTTAGCCACGGCGGCGCCCCGATATTAATTGGACTCAGCGGTTATCTTGGCGCCTCGTTATGGGGGTTGCTACTGTATCAACTGACCTTATGGCCTAAAGGCATTCGTTGGTGTTATAGCCTAATGTCGCTATTAGTGATTGGCAGCGCAGTATTATGGGCGCGTGATAGTCTCACTTGGCTTATTTTAGTGCTCTTAGCTGGACTGTTTATTTTACCCAGTCGCTTTGCCAATGCGGCGTGGTTATTAATGAAACTGCGCATTATCGCGTTAGTGGTGATGCTAAACGCCATTTTAAGCCCGCTAGTATTGTTGCAATACGATGGTCAAGGAGATGGTCAGCTGTTAGCAAGTCTTACTTGGGTGCCAGCCATAGTGTGGGTGTGTTTGTGGATTAGCGTGAGTATCGCCGCTGTCTATTGGTGTTGGCGGCGAATTGGGGCATTTAGGGGGAAAGGCTCAGCCTAAACCTACGCCTAAACCCTAAACCAAAACCCTCTCGCAACGCTTGCAAGGCAAAGCCTTGTTTATTAGCGCCCATCAGCAAGTCCATTTGTAGTTAGCTACATACATGCTATGCACTAAATATGGCGAACAAATACCGCGCTTGGGATTTGCAAAATGTTTGCAAATTCGTGCGGGCTTGTTAGTTTAGTGGCGGTTAATTCATCTTTTCTACACAGGACGTGCTCATGAAATTGCTTAAGACTTTAATTGCCGCCACCTTGGCGTTAACCTTGTTCCCCGCGAGTGCCAATGATGCCATTAATGCGGCTGTGAGTAGTGACTTTAGGCAAGAGGCTAACGCTGCCCGTGATGGCGCGCGCCATCCTGCGCAGACCTTAAGTTTCTTTGACATTTCACCTGAGATGACAGTGATTGAACTCTGGCCTGGGGCGAGTGTGTGGTACGCCGAAATATTAGGGCCACTATTGGCGCAAAAGGGTCAATATATTGCGGCGAACTTTAATACTCAAGGTACAGCCAATAACAAAAGTGAGGAGTTTTATCAGCAAGCGGGTAAAAAAGTTGAGCAATGGCTTAGCGACAATAGTGCTACTTTAGGTAAGGCGAAAACTGTCACCCTGCAACCCCCTGTGATTGAACTTGGCGCCGATAATAGTGCTGATAGAGTGCTGACTTTTAGAAATTTACATAATTGGCAAATGGATCAGCAGTTAGATGCCGTATTCGCCGCTGTGGCCAAAGTGCTTAAACCCCAAGGGATTTTTGGGGTGGTTGAGCACAGAGCTAACCCTGGCATGTCAATTGACACTGGCTATATGCTGCAAGATGAGGTTATCGCCTTAGCGGCAAAACATGGTTTAGTGTTAGTGGCCGCCAGTGAAATAAACGCCAACCCTAAAGATACTAAAGATACTAAAGATTATCCTAAAGGGGTGTGGACCTTACCGCCGCGCTTAGCCTTGGGCGAGCAAGATAAAGATAAGTACCTTGCCATAGGTGAAAGCGACCGCATGACTTTAAAATTCGTTAAAAAATAACTATGTCGATACCTATCTGGCGAGCATCTGCTCGCCTGCATCCAGATGAAGTAAGTTTAACTCTGCCACATATCACACTTGCCGGCTGTTATTGGCGCGGTAAATCTGGCCCAGAGTTGAGTGTTGCCGCACTTGGGCAAGAGTGCGCTCAAACCAATATGAAGGGCGAGGTGCTGCTCATTGCCTTACATGGCTGGTTAGATAATGCCCATAGCTTTTATCCGTTAGCTCAGTATTTAGATGACTATCCAATCCTTGCCATCGATTGGCCAGGGCATGGCTTATCGCAGCATAGAAGCCTGGGCTATCCTTTGCACTTTTTTGATTATCTTTATGATCTTGCAAAGGTTATTGAGCATTGCCGCCATCAATTTACCCATATTGTGGTCATGGGGCATTCTCTTGGTGCCATGATAGCGAGCACCTATGGCGCGGCGCAAACAGACACTCTAGATGCCGCCATTTTACTTGAAGGTTTGCTGCCCATGGCAGAATCTAGTCAGCATGCCAAGGCGCGTTTACAACAGAGCTTATCTGCCCATCAAAGTGTCACTAAACCCATAGGTTATCAAAGTATTGAGTCAATGGCGGCCGCGCGCAGCAAGCTTACTGGTCTGTCCAGTAAATGGAGTCATCTGTTGGTGACAAGAAATGCGGTAGAATGCGCAGGAAAATTTTATTGGCGCACCGATCCACGCTTAAAGCGGGATTCCCCATGGCGCATGACGATAGAGCAACGCGAGCAGATTTTAGCCAACACTGAGTTACCTATGCTTTTAGTGCAAGCCGAGCAAGGGTATCACCAACTGAATGCGCAATTAGCCGAGGCTAAGCGCTGGTTTCCGCTGTTGGAGTCATCTTGTTTGCCAGGCTGTCATCATTTTCATATGTCTGCTGCTGAACTTGTGGCGCAAAAAATTAGTGATTTCATCCGCCAACATTTTGAAACCCCTCACTAATGTTTGAGGGCTAGGCAGCTTGTTAAATTTGTGTGATGATGATCAACATTAAAACGACTGTATGATTTTACCGTCGTCATAATAACAAATAGCACTCGGTGGATCTCAAGGCGCCTAGTAACGCCTCTCACCGACGATTGATTAGGAGATACATTTAGTGAACCAACCTTGGATTCATCATTTACCGGCCGATGTGCCTGCGAATATTAACCCTGAAGTGTATAGCTCTCTGGTCGATATGTTTGAAAAATCAGTTCACACTTATGCTGATCAAAGCGCCTATGTGAATATGGGCGCCAATTTAACCTACCGTAAGTTAGAAGAGCGTAGTCGCGCCTTTGCCGCTTATTTACAAAATGAGCTAAAGCTTGAAAAGGGCGATCGCGTGGCGATTATGATGCCCAACTTGCTGCAATATCCGATAGCCTTGTTTGGTGTGCTGCGCGCAGGTCTAGTGGTTGTCAACGTTAATCCACTGTACACGCCACGTGAGCTTAAGCATCAGTTAATCGATTCTGGCGCTAAGGCCATAGTGGTGGTTTCTAACTTTGCCCGCACTCTTGAAGAAGTGGTTGATGAAACTCCAGTAAAGAGCGTCATCATTACTGGTCTTGGGGATTTATTAAGCCCACCTAAACGCACCTTAGTGAATTTTGTCGTCAAATACATTAAGAAATTAGTCCCTAAGTATTCGCTGCCGCACGCGATTTCAATGCGCCAAGCGCTCACTAAAGGTCGCCGGATGCAGTATGTTAAGCCTGTACTTGGCCTTACCGATCTCGCCTTGCTGCAATATACAGGTGGCACTACCGGTGTCTCTAAAGGCGCTATGCTGACCCATGGCAACGTGGTGGCTAACGTGTTGCAAGCCGATGGCGCCTATTCACCAGCATTAAAAGATGGCGAAGAGACAGTGGTTACTGCCTTGCCGCTTTATCATATTTTCGCGTTTACCGTAAATGCCATGCTGTTTTTAAAGAAAGGCGCGAACAATGTGCTGATCACCAATCCGCGTGATATTCCTGCTTTTATTGACGATCTTGAGTCGCACCCATTTACTGCCTTAACCGGGGTCAATACCTTGTTTAATGCCTTAGTGAATAATCCTAAGTTTGCTGAACTAGATTTTAGTAAACTGAAATTATCCATAGGTGGCGGTATGGCTGTGCAGCGCGCTGTCGCTGATAAATGGCAAAACATTACTAAAACCCGATTACTTGAAGGTTATGGCTTAACTGAAGCCTCACCATTAGTGACTTGCTGTCCTTATAATCTTGATGGTTATAACGGCTCCATTGGTTTCCCAGCGCCTTCAACTGATATTCAAATTCGCAGTGAAGAAGGGCAAGTATTGCCACAAGGCGAGCGCGGCGAATTGTATGTCAAAGGCCCGCAAGTGATGCAAGGTTACTGGCAGCGCCCAGAAGAAACGGCAGAAGTCATCGGCAGTGATGGTTATTTAGCCACAGGCGACATAGGTTACATGGATGAAAAAGGTTTCTTCTTTATCGTCGATCGCAAAAAGGACATGATTTTAGTGTCTGGCTTCAACGTTTTCCCCAATGAAGTGGAAGATGTGGTGGCCATGCATCCTAAAGTGCTAGAAGTCGCCGCAGTTGGCGTTCCTCATGATGTTAGCGGCGAATTAGTGAAAATATTTGTGGTCGCTAAAGATAAATCGCTGACCGAAGATGAAATCATCAAGCATTGTCGCCATCTTTTAACGGGATATAAGATCCCTAAGCTGGTAGAATTTAGGGATGAATTGCCTAAGACCAATGTGGGTAAGATCTTACGGCGACAGCTTCGTGATGAAGTGCAGCCTAAGGCTCACTAGATTGGCAAAACCGGCAATAGCCGGTTTTTTCTTTTCCGCTAACAGGAGTGTGTTTTGTTAGATTATTTGTATATCAGTGACCAAGTCAGTATCGATGCTTTAGTGGCACAATATCGTCATGCCCCATTACTGGTACTAGACACTGAATTTGTTCGCACCCGAACCTATTATGCCAAGCTGGGTCTCATTCAGGCCTATGATGGTAAGACGTTAGCGTTAATTGACCCGATTGCCGTGCCAGATTTATCGGGCTTCTGGGCGTTATTGCAAGACACTAACATAGTGAAATTAGTGCATTCATGCAGTGAAGATCTAGAAGTGTTTGCCCATTATGGCCAGTGCCAACCGGCGCCATTATTTGATAGCCAATTAGCCGCCGCGTTAAACGGTATGGGCCATGGACTTGGCTACGCTAAGTTAGTGCAATCTTGCTTAGGGGTTGAGCTTGATAAAGGTGAGTCGCGTACCGATTGGTTAAAGCGTCCCCTCAGTCAGGCACAATTACAATATGCCGCCAATGATGTGTATTACTTATATCAGTTGTATCCGCAATTATTGGCGGAATTGAATAGTAAACAGCGACTTGACTGGTTATTTGAAGAAGGCCAGCGCTTAACCCAAGGGCGATTAACGCCAACGGATCCGCAATTAGCCTATCTTAAAGTCAAGAATGCCTTTCAGCTGAGTAGTGAAGAGTTGGCGGTATTGCGTGACTTAGCCGCTTGGCGTTTACATCGCGCCATTGAGCGTGATTTAGCCTTAGGCTTTGTGGTGAAAGATCATGTGCTCTTAGCCTTGGCTAAACGTCAGCCGAAAACGCTGGAAAGCTTATTAAGAATGTCTGAGCTGACTGACCATGAAAAGCGTGTCTTAGGGCAAGGGTTAGTCAATATCATCAATAAGGTCGATTTTAGCGATTGCCCTGAGCCGATTGATATTCTAGCGCTGCAATCTGGCTATAAACCTGCATTTAAAGCCATTAAGACTGAGTTGCTGCAAGTGTGCGAGGCGCATCAAGTGCCAGAGGAGTTAC is from Shewanella sp. SNU WT4 and encodes:
- a CDS encoding M50 family metallopeptidase is translated as MAISVVPKYAVVSRGRFLVELGVALLLARLPIIGVPFNWLESYFHELSHALMTVLTGGQVSHIQLFVNGAGFCFSHGGAPILIGLSGYLGASLWGLLLYQLTLWPKGIRWCYSLMSLLVIGSAVLWARDSLTWLILVLLAGLFILPSRFANAAWLLMKLRIIALVVMLNAILSPLVLLQYDGQGDGQLLASLTWVPAIVWVCLWISVSIAAVYWCWRRIGAFRGKGSA
- a CDS encoding class I SAM-dependent methyltransferase; the encoded protein is MKLLKTLIAATLALTLFPASANDAINAAVSSDFRQEANAARDGARHPAQTLSFFDISPEMTVIELWPGASVWYAEILGPLLAQKGQYIAANFNTQGTANNKSEEFYQQAGKKVEQWLSDNSATLGKAKTVTLQPPVIELGADNSADRVLTFRNLHNWQMDQQLDAVFAAVAKVLKPQGIFGVVEHRANPGMSIDTGYMLQDEVIALAAKHGLVLVAASEINANPKDTKDTKDYPKGVWTLPPRLALGEQDKDKYLAIGESDRMTLKFVKK
- a CDS encoding alpha/beta fold hydrolase: MSIPIWRASARLHPDEVSLTLPHITLAGCYWRGKSGPELSVAALGQECAQTNMKGEVLLIALHGWLDNAHSFYPLAQYLDDYPILAIDWPGHGLSQHRSLGYPLHFFDYLYDLAKVIEHCRHQFTHIVVMGHSLGAMIASTYGAAQTDTLDAAILLEGLLPMAESSQHAKARLQQSLSAHQSVTKPIGYQSIESMAAARSKLTGLSSKWSHLLVTRNAVECAGKFYWRTDPRLKRDSPWRMTIEQREQILANTELPMLLVQAEQGYHQLNAQLAEAKRWFPLLESSCLPGCHHFHMSAAELVAQKISDFIRQHFETPH
- the rnd gene encoding ribonuclease D: MLDYLYISDQVSIDALVAQYRHAPLLVLDTEFVRTRTYYAKLGLIQAYDGKTLALIDPIAVPDLSGFWALLQDTNIVKLVHSCSEDLEVFAHYGQCQPAPLFDSQLAAALNGMGHGLGYAKLVQSCLGVELDKGESRTDWLKRPLSQAQLQYAANDVYYLYQLYPQLLAELNSKQRLDWLFEEGQRLTQGRLTPTDPQLAYLKVKNAFQLSSEELAVLRDLAAWRLHRAIERDLALGFVVKDHVLLALAKRQPKTLESLLRMSELTDHEKRVLGQGLVNIINKVDFSDCPEPIDILALQSGYKPAFKAIKTELLQVCEAHQVPEELLASKRHIHEYLAWIWHHKQLAEPLLLQGWRAQLCAESLQQVKVQFIR
- the fadD gene encoding long-chain-fatty-acid--CoA ligase FadD, producing the protein MNQPWIHHLPADVPANINPEVYSSLVDMFEKSVHTYADQSAYVNMGANLTYRKLEERSRAFAAYLQNELKLEKGDRVAIMMPNLLQYPIALFGVLRAGLVVVNVNPLYTPRELKHQLIDSGAKAIVVVSNFARTLEEVVDETPVKSVIITGLGDLLSPPKRTLVNFVVKYIKKLVPKYSLPHAISMRQALTKGRRMQYVKPVLGLTDLALLQYTGGTTGVSKGAMLTHGNVVANVLQADGAYSPALKDGEETVVTALPLYHIFAFTVNAMLFLKKGANNVLITNPRDIPAFIDDLESHPFTALTGVNTLFNALVNNPKFAELDFSKLKLSIGGGMAVQRAVADKWQNITKTRLLEGYGLTEASPLVTCCPYNLDGYNGSIGFPAPSTDIQIRSEEGQVLPQGERGELYVKGPQVMQGYWQRPEETAEVIGSDGYLATGDIGYMDEKGFFFIVDRKKDMILVSGFNVFPNEVEDVVAMHPKVLEVAAVGVPHDVSGELVKIFVVAKDKSLTEDEIIKHCRHLLTGYKIPKLVEFRDELPKTNVGKILRRQLRDEVQPKAH